The Polyangiaceae bacterium genomic interval TCACGGTGGACGGTCTCGAGTGGGCGAACGTCGTCAGCGCGACGTTGGCGTCCGGCGGCCGCGGCCGCAACGTGATCCCGGACGTGTTCGAGCTGAACTTGAACCGTCGCTTCGGACCGGATCGCTCCCTGAACGCCGTGCTCGACGAGATCCAAGAGCTGGTGGGAACGGACGCGGAAGTGGAGTTCACGGACAAGAGTCCGGCGGCGCCTCCTCTACGCAACCACCCGCTGGTGCGTGCCCTGGCAGACAGCGGCGTGCTCGCCGTCGAGCCCAAGCAAGCCTGGACGGACGTCGCCCGTTTCGCCGAGCTGGGCGTTCCCGCCGTGAACTTCGGCCCCGGCGTGCAAGCACAAGCCCACCAGAAGAACGAGTGGACGCTGGTCTCTCAGCTCGAGACCGGGCGCGAGATCCTGCGGCGCTGGCTCACGACCATCGGAGCGACGTGACGCGGCGGCGACTGGCTTTCTGCTGCCTGTCGCTCGCTCTGGCGAGTTGCGACGGCGGGCAGAAGCAAGCGCCCCGAGCCGAGCCCTCCGCCGCTCCCCAGGCCGCACCGTCACTGCTGCTGGCAGCGAACCTGCTGCCGGCGCTGGATCTACTGAAGAGGCAGGCAGGGCCGAACATCCAAGCTCTGGAGCTGGATGCCTATCCCGATCATTTGGTTTTGAAGGCGCGAGACCCGGCGCTGCCGGCCCGCGTGTTGCAGCACGTGTACCGAGATGGTCGGCTCGAAAAGCCCGTCCCCGTACGCCTCTTGGGCGCCGGCAAGCTGGACGAGAATCTGTTTCCCCTGAGCGACGCCCAGCTGGATGCGATCCCCGAGCTGTGTCGGAGTGCCGTGAAGACGGTGGACGAGCGCTTCGGCAAGGTGAGCCACGTGTTGCTCCGACGGAACCTGCCCCTCGACGAGAACGTGCAGTTCCGCGTCTACGTTCAGAGCCCTGCGAAGGACGGCTACGTGGACGCCGACGCCTCCGGCAAGCTCCTCGGAGGCGGGTGAGCTCCGCCGTCACCCGCACCCCGCTGGTGCGTCACGGAGCTGGAGCCGCAGGCGAGGTGTCCGACTGGGTGGTCGTGGAAGAGCCGCTGGAGATCCGCATCGCCGGAGAGCCGCTGGTCGTGACCATGCGCACGCCGGGACACGATCACGAGCTCGCCGCGGGGCTCTTGCTGTCGGAGGGCTTGATCGCGTCGCGCGCGGACCTCGGAACCATGTCGCACTGTGGCCGAGTGGACTCCGAGGAATATGGCAACGTGCTCGACGTAGTGGGCGCGCCGGGCGTCGTGCTGGAAGTTCCCGAGAGCAGCGGGCGACGCTTGCCGATGACCGCTTCCTGCGGCATCTGCGGTCGGCAGAGCATCGACGCGCTGTTCGAGCGCGTGGGGACGCTCACGGATTCACTCGTGGTACGCGCTGCTCGGATCGTCGAGCTTTCCCGCGGGCTGTCGGCAGCGCAACCCGGCTTCGAGCGTACCGGCGGCCTGCATGCGGCCGGGATCGCGGCCCCGAACGGAGCCTACCTCTGCGTGCGGGAGGACATCGGCCGCCACAACGCGGTCGACAAGGCCATCGGTCGTCTGTTGCTCGATGACGCCCTGCCCTCCGGAGGCGTGTTGGTCGTCAGCGGTCGCACGTCCTTCGAGATCGTCCACAAGGCCTGGGTTGCTCGCATCCCCGTGCTGGTCGCTGTTTCCGCGCCCAGCTCCCTGTCGATCGCGACGGCGCGCCGCGCGGGCATCACGCTCATCGGCTTCAGCCGGGGCGACGGCTTCAACGTCTACACGCACGCCCAACGTATCGTCTAGAGCGCTCTAGCTCTGCTTGGAGTCCGCTTCGTTCAGCGCACGGCGAAGCTCCTCGGTGGCCCGAGTCAAGCTCACCGGCGGGATGGTCATCTGTCGGCGCATCCACTCCTCCGCCTTGTCGACCTCTGCAGTGACCTCAAACGGCGTCTTTCGGCGACCGCTGAGCATCGACATGCCCGCGAGCACGCTCCGCCCTACCGCCGCTTTGAATCCGGTCCCTTCGACGACGCAGGCCACGCACTTGAGCCGATCACCCAGGCCGTTGATGAGATCCGCGGACGCCTTGCGAAGGTCCGAGTCGGGAGCGCCCGCGGTCGGCTCGATGACACACAAGAACCCGCCGTTGCCGCCGCTCTCCTCCACGGTGCTCGTCAAGCCCATGCGTTGCTTCTGGAACCGCGCGTGGGTCACCTCCCCCCGCCAGATCACGATGCAAACGGGACCCAGTTGACCGACGGCGATGCCATCCGAAGCGGTTGATACCTGTAGGGCGGCTGGAGCGTGAGATAGCGACATTGTTCCGAGGGTCGATTGTAGGAAGCCCCCCGGAGATGTGAACCACAAAGTTCCTTCGGGCCCACGGACGGAAAGGTGCGTTCGTGTGCGCTCCTGCAGTTTTCCGGGCTAACCGGCCTGAGCGCGACGCGGGAGCATGGCCACGCCAGCCCGCGTGAGCTCTTCGGAGAGAGCCGCCATGAAGGCGCGCAGATCCTCGAAGCTGTTATGCATGGAGATGGTGAAACGCAGGCCTGCCCGCCCGAGGGGAACTGCCGGGAACGCGCTCGGAGAAACGTAGAAGCCCCGCTTCCACAGCGCTTGAACGATGCCGTAGGTGACGTCTTCCTTCCCGCAACGCACGAAGAAGACCGGGGTCCGGTCGTGGGTGGGCAGGCCAACGTCGAGGGATTGGGAGAGCGACAGCACCAGATCGATACGTTCCAACAGTCGCTCCTGGAGATCAGCGAACTCGGGTGTGAGGTGCAGCCGCGCAGACGCAACCGCGGCGCCGAGCATGGGCGGTTGAACGGGTCCCGAGAACATCATCGGACCCGAGCAGCGCCGCACGCGGGTCCGAAGCGTAGCGTCGGGAAACACCAGAGCGCCGCCTGCCGCGGAAAACGCCTTGTTGAGGGACAAGGCGACGATCACCCGGCTCCGATCCGCAAGGTGCTCCAGTGCGAACCCGCGACCGTGGGTACCGGTCCACGATGTGGAGTGCGCGTCGTCGATGTAGAGGTGGAGCTTGGGGTACTGCCGCAGCAGCTGCTCCAATTCCTTCGCTGGAAAGAAGTCGCCCAGCATGGAATACAGGCCGTCGAGGACGTACCAGACTCGGTTGTGCTCCACGGAGAGCTCTTCGAGCTTCTGCTCGAGGAGCTCCATTCGGCTGTGCACCACGCCGGTAACCGGGATCCCCTTCAAGAGGCCGACGGCGGTCTGCAGGCTCGCGTGCGCGAACTGGTCGACGATGACGGCGTCGCCCGGCTCCACGAGTACCGGCAAAGCTCCGATGTGCGCCAACGTGGTGGACGGCGCCACCATCACCTGGCCACCGGTCATCTGACCCAGCAGCTCTTCGAGCTCTTCATAGAGGGGAGAGCTGACGAAGGCGCGCGAATAGGAGAACTGGGTGCCGTAGCGCTCGGTAGCGTCGATGGTGCCTTGCTTGAGCTCCGGCCGGAGCTCGAGGCCCATGTAGCTACAGCTGCCCAGGTTCTTCATCGAGCCCGTCGTCAGTTCGAGGGTTTCGCCGGTGTAGGCTTGACCCTGCGCCTTGTGCAAGACGAGTCCTGCGTTCTCCGCTTGCACCATGGCGTTCTCCACTGCATCCACCAAAGTGCGAGCAGCGCGTCGCGTACCGGAAGCTCTCTTGTTCATCATTTGACGAGATGACACGCGACCGCTAGCAACGGCAGGTGCCCCAGTTTGGATTCCCGACAGGAGTTGGCGCGACCGATCTGGACGAACCAAGAGCTGACGACGACGAGCTTGCGACCTGTCGCGCCGCGAGGCAATCAGCGCTCCCACTACCGAATGACATGCATCAGTCTGCTACGAGAAGCCACCTTGCGCCCGCGGGACGTCGGGTTTTGGCGCTTCGGTTTCGGCAGGGTGACGATAGATTGATCACATGGATCGCTTCAACCTCGCCGTCACCGAGCTCCGACGCCTGAGCGCGGAAGATCCGAGTCGAGAGCAGGGTCAGCCGCGTGAGCTGCTGCACGCGGATCGCCTTTCCGAGTGGCTCGAGCGTATCGCGCCCGAGGCTTCCGAAGCTCTGCGTCTTTCCGCCTATTGTCAGCACTTTCTGCGCTTCAAATGGCCTCGTTCTCGCTTTCCAGAAGGGAGAGAGGGCTACCTGCGTTGGCGCAAGGAAGCCCAGGTCTTTCACGCTGCGGAGGCGGAGAAAGTACTTCGCACAGTGGGCTATGGGGACGACATGGTCGAAGCCGTTCGGCGCATCGTTCAGAAACGAAATCTGAAGCACGACAGAGACGTGCAAGTGATGGAAGACGCGTTGTGTCTTTCGTTTCTCGAGCACGAGCTCGGCGCCTTCGCCGCCAAGCACGACGACGAAAAAGTGGTTCACATACTGAAGACCACATGGCGCAAGATGAGCACCGACGGTCAAGTCCGCGCGCGTGAGCTTTCAGCAGATTTGCCCGCAAACTTGCAGACTCTTCTCGCTCGAGCGCTGGCAAACGCAAGTTGACGACGATGTCGGACAACGTGCGCCGGTCGCGCGCGTATCACCCGCAGGGGTGATCCACAAGCCTCGCCTCTCATCGTAATCTCTAGAGTGGCAATTACCCTGAGGAGGCCGCAATGCTGACCACTCGCTCTTTCCGCTTGGCTGTCGTGCTGCTCGGGCTCACGGGGATTGCCTGCAGCAACGCCGTCGACGACGGCAAGGCGTCAGAGCAACAGGAGACCAGCGTCCAGAACGCGCTGGAGATCTCCGTTGGCAAGAGCTCGCTGTCGGTGGAGTACGCCTCCTTCTACGCTCCTCCCGCTGGAGTAGCCGGTGGCAAGACCGTCGTCTTCGTGGGCTCGCCGTTGGAGGGCAAGGTCAACGTCCTCAGCCGTTTCTCCGGACAGCCCGTCGGTGAGCTGCCGCCCCCCGAAGGCGGCTTCATCTTGCCGTTCGTGCTGCACTCCACGGGCAGTCATCGCGTCACGCTCTTGGACGCCGGTGGGCTGCCGAGCCCGGATCCCTTCTATCCGGCCAACCCCACGCTGTACGAATACGACTATGGCTGGCACGCGGGGCAGTTCTCCGCGACGTTGAAGAAGAGCATCAGCTTCCAGGACGCGACCATCGGGTTCGCGGAAGACTTCGTGAAGCTGGCGGACGGAAGATACGTGGTGTCCGACGCGATCCTCGGAGGCATCTGGACGGCGGACCCGGACGGCACCGTGCACCCGGGCATCGTCCCCGCGAGCGACGCGCCGGAAGACGCCATCCCGGAGATCACCATCTGCGACAGCATGCCGCTGATTCAGGTGGGTGGCGTGCCGTTCCTGTTTGCCGGCGCGACGCTGCCCGGCGTGTCGCCCCTGGAGGCGCGCTTCGGAAAGCTCTACTTCTACTCACCGTGTGCCGCGGGCCTGTACTCGGTGCCGCTCTCGGTGCTGTCGGACAACCGCGCCCCCTACGAGCGCGCCGCCGACATCCAGCTCGTATCCCCAAAGCCGGCGAACATCGAGGTCGAACAGCTCCTCGCCCTCACCTTCGATCCGCGTCCGAACAGCCCCTGGGTATATGCAGCGGATTCTCTGCAGCTGCAGGTCATTCGGATCAACGTGCTGACGGGCAAGCGCGAGGTCGTGGCTTCCGACCCGACGCTGTTCAACTTCCCGTCCACCATGGCGTTCTTGCCGCCCGTTTTCGGCGTCTCGCCGCTGGTCGTCGTCTCCAATCAGCAGCACCTGCTGACGCTCACCAACTACGCGATCGACACGGACATGCCGCACCTGCCGTTCCTCGCCACGAAGGTGTTCATCAAGCAGCACCCGCACTTTCACTGAGCTCGAGCGCGGACATCCCCGAGCCCCGAGGGCATCGCCTTCGGGGCTCTCTGCGTCCATCCTTGGTGAGGGTCTTTGTTGGTGCGGCGCGATCCCCGTCCCTGACGCTGGTCGAAAAAAAGCGGGGCGGTCTCCGAGGAGCCCGCCCCGCCGGCACGGGGGATGCGATTCGATTCGTCTCAGAAGTCGTTCGGGGGAGGCGTCGAGAAACGGCCGGGGAACGGGTCGGCGTTGTGACGGCGGTCGACCTCCGCGGGGGTCCAGGGCCAGCTCGAGCCGCGCTCTTGGAAGAAGGCGACGCCGATGACGCCGACGTTGCGGTCGTCACCCTTCTTGGCGGCGTAGGAGCCGCGGACGCTGCCGAAGCGGAACGCTGCGACGGTGTCGAAGTTGCGGCGGAAGCCGTCAATCTCCACGGTCGCGAAGGGGTTCAGGATGTATCCGCGGTTGGAGAAGGCGCCGGCGCGTCCGTTGATGACGTCCAGGCCGTCGACGGTGGCCACGGCCTCGAAGCGATTTCCAGTATTGTTGCGGATCTGAATGACGTAGCGCTGGCCGTGCTCGCCGACCACGTAGGTACTACCGCCGGAGCTGAACCCCTCGAGGGGCCGGCCCCCGGCGTCGAGCAGGCGAACCGTAAAGGCGCCGCTACCGATGCGAGAGCTGCCGTCGCTGAAATCCGAGATGCCACTGCGTCGCGCCATGGCTCGGACGCCTTCCGCGTCGTTGTAGAAGAGCTTGGACATCGCCACAGGGCTGTCGGGATCCTCGCGGAAGAACGGTGCCGTCGATACGTGGCTGTCGCGGTTCTCGCCCCAGCGAGTGCCGAGCCCGGGACGCGACTCGGGCTCCGCCGCGCTCTTCTCTTCGAAGGCGCGGTCTGCCGAAGCGCCCGCCGACTCGGAGGTGGGAGCGCTGGCCGGCGCGGGTTGACCGGGCTGGGCGTAGCCGGCGGAGTCGTTCGAGCCCTCGCTGTACTCGGCACCCCCCATCGTACCGGGGCTTGCCGGGGCCTGCTGCGAAGCGCCGCCGCACGCCGCCGCCATGAGCGAAGCCAAAACTGCGGAAACCAAGCTCGTTCGTGTCATCGTCGTCCTCCTGTCCGTGCCTCGAACCTGAAAACGGGGACGACCCCAGGGCCTTACAGGGAAAATGTGGCGCCGCGGGATTCCGCGGGTTTTCGTGGGGTTCGGGCCGGGTGGTTCCGCGGCGGACCAACAAGAACCCGTCAGCGGATGTTGCTGAGGCAGCCCAGGTCGATGCTCAGCGTCGTGCCCGGCTTCTTGGCGTCGTCACAGGCGCTGCCGCACAGCAGGATCTTCGACTTGCTGGCGTCGAACTGCCAGCCGTCGGCGCCCTGGTCGCAGGGCGTGGAGTCGTCCTTGGGGATATCGGCGCCGTTGTTCTTCACCTTCACCGAGTCGTAGTCGATCTTCTGGCCGGGCTTCACGCCGGGCATGTCGATCTCGCAGGAGAGCGCCGTGCCACTGATGACCGCCAGCGCAGCCTGCAGGTCCTGGCTCAGGTTGGTGCTGGTCGTCATGTCGAAGTGGCAGTCCCCCACGTCGGCGGGGCCGGGCGGGGACGGATCGTGGGTGCAGGATGAGCTGGTGGGCGTTCCCCCCTGGTAGGCGATCTCGGAGAGCAACGCGCGGCCGTCTTCGCTGCCGGGCACGCCGATGACGAAGGTCCGGATGTTCACCGAGCGGGCGTTGGGGATGTCCTGCGTCAGGAGCCCGGAGATGGCGCTCGGCTTGCAGGTCTCGAAGCCATCGGTGATCACCACCACGAACAGGTTGCCGTCGAGAGCGCCCGTCTTGAGCTGCTCGTACAGGTGCTTGTAGGAGAGGATGGTGGCGCCGACGAGGGGCGTCTGCCCCTTGGGTGAGATGCCGTCCAGGAACCCCTTGAGCGCGGCGTTCTGCGTCGCGTCCATGGGCAGCACGCCCACGTCTGGGCTTTCCGTGGGGATGCACTCGCTCCCCGAGATGGGGAAGCTGACCATGCCCACGCTGGCGTTTCCGCCGGCTTGGATGTCGTCCAGGGCCTGCTTGAGCGCATCGCGAGTGAGCTCCCACTTCGTGGGTTGGCTCGGGAATTTCGGCACGGGGCTCTGCTCGCACTCGGCGGTGCTCTGCCCGTCCGTCGGCAGGTTGCAGTTCATGCTGCCGCTGCGGTCGACCACGAACAGCAGGTTGGCGTGCACCAAACTGCCGCCGACCACGGTGGACGCGCACGCATCGCCGGCGTTGCCTCCGCTGCCCCCGGTGGCGCCGGTGCCGCCCCCCGAGCCGCCGAACAGGATACCCGAGTCTGCGGCCGTGCCACCGCCCGATCCGGAAGCCGCGGAGCTGCCGCCGCTTCCGAAAGTGCTGTTGCCGGGATCGTCGCTGCCACAACCGACGTAGCCGAGGGTCAGCGCCGTGGCCGCGGCAAAGGCGGCGCTTCGAGCTCGCTTTCTCATCTCGACCTCCTCAAGATCCCAGGCAACCCAGCGCAATCTGGATGCCAGCATTTTGGTCCGCCGAAACCGCGGTGCACGTCGCCGGGCACAGCACGATGAGCTTCGGGTTTGCGTTGTTGTCGTAATGCCAGCCACCACCCGCGCCGCATTGAGACGCGTCGTTCACTCGCGTCAGCTGCTGGGCAGGCCCACCGCTCCCCGGCGTGTACTCCACGATCACCTTGTCCGGATCGATGACCCCGGCGTCGGTGTCCGGGATGGTGTACTGGCAGCCGATGGCCGTCTGCTGAATAGCCTGCAAGACGGCCAAAAACACCTGCGGATCCCCGTTGGCCACGTTGTAGAAGTGGCACGGCGACACGCCGCCGCCGCAGTACTGGGTGTGGGACGGCGCTCCGGCGTTGTTCGCCAAAGTCTCCAGGTTGGAGAAGGTCGCGCCCGTCATGCCGATCACGAAGGTGGGGATGTTGGTGGTGCCGAAATGGTTGGCCAAGATGGTGTTGATCTGGCTCACACTCGTCGGACTGCAGGACGTCGGGTCGCCGTCCGTGATCAGCACGCCGATCATCTTGCGACCGGGCTGCTCGTGGGCGGCCGTGTAGGAGGCGATGCCGTTAGCGGCGGCAGAGGTGGGCGTGTTGCCGCCCGGCGCGGCGCCGTTCATCGCGGAGTTGAGCGCCGCGACGTGATTGGGCAGCGTGTTCATCGCCACCTGCGCGTTGGTGAGATTGGGACACGAGCTGCCACTGAAGAACGACAGCGCCACCCCGGTCCCCACGGAGCTGGGAGCCGTGAAGAACTTGTTGAGCGCGTTGATGGCGTAGCACCACTTGCTGGTGCCGGTGGAGCCGACGTTGCAGTCGGTGCCCATGCTGCCGGACTTGTCCAAGATGATGTACATGTCGAGGGGCAACGGCTCGGCTTTGATGGCGGACGCCGCGCAGGTCGCGTCCGGCGAAAGCGCCGCGTCTTCCGGATCTGCGTCGTAGCCGAAGCTCACGTCGGCCAAGCCCGCTTCGGCGCCGCCGCTGGCCGCTGCACCGCCGCTGGCCGCCGCGCCCCCGTTGCCGCCGCTGGCCGCGCCCCCACCCTGCCCGCCGGTGGACGAATCGCCGTTCTGTCCCCCGCTGGCGGCAGCTCCGTCTTCAGGTCCCCCGCTGATCGTGCCCGAGGATCCGCAGCCGACAGCGAGGGAGAGCGTTGCCGACACCATTGCGAGACCCAACCCCAGAATAGATGCCCGCATACATTGATACTGAACCTTTCCGCGAAAGAAGCAACGCGGAGTATTCCTGCGACACGCCCCTACACGAGGCGCGCCAGCAGCTCTTGCGGGCTGGGACGACTGGCGGCGCGCGCGTGGATCGCGAGTGGTGCGCGCGCATCGCTCGACGCGTGCGAAAGCGCCGTTTCGTCCCGGTACAAATTCGTCAACACGCTCGATAGCTCGCGGCTCACCTCCGAGAAGGTGGCGTCGTCGTTGGGCGCGTTCAAGCGGTCGACGAGCTCCAGCAAGAGCTCGTCGGTCTTGAAGCGCACACCTGTGGCGGCCTCGAGACGCACGGCGGCGGCAAGCAGACGCTGGAGGCCGTCGCGCAGACGCTCGCCTTCCGGCGGCGCTTGCCGTTTGCGGCTGTACGTCAGGCCGGGACGACCGTCGCCCTGATCCCAGTAGTAGTCCCCCGCGTGGCCGATGAGCACGATGCCCGGCCCTCGATGCACGTGGCGGTAGTCCGCGACGTCGATCAAGAGCTCGTCGTCCAGGGCTTCGTCGCGGATCCAGCCGTGAAACACCTCCACGAAGGCATCCAGCTCCGCGGCGTGCTCCGCGAACAGCTTGAGCTTCAGCTTCTCCGCGCGCATGTCAGGACAGGGCGCCGCTCAGGCGCGTGTAGCATTGGTGGGCAGCGTCCACGAACAACTGGGCTTCCTCGATCAGCTGGTGGGCGGCTTCTTCCGACACTCCGTTGATACCTTCCCGGTGAGTACGAAACAGGAAGTGGGCGAACTTGGCTCCCGCGAACGGGTCTGAGAACAGCTGGGTGTCCACCAAATGGGTACGGAACTCCCGCACGATCTCGTCTGGCTCTTCCCCGACATTCGGCGACTTCTCCCGAGTGAGCGCCCGCGCCGCTTCCAGCATCGCGCTGTAGGCGCGCGCCGCCGCGTCGTGCGGGCTGCCGGCGTCGAGCAAGAGCTGCGCTTCGAACACCTCGCGCTCGCTGGCCGCCAGGCCCATCTGGACGAACGGCACGACCTCCCCCGCACACTCGCCGACGCCCATGTCCCCGATGGTGTACTCGCGCGGGTCGCCCCAGTCCGTGTAATACGAGGGGTCCACCTCGTAGGGGGGCACCTGAGTGAGATCCTCCACTTTGTCGCGCACCGCCTTCTTTCCGATGCGCTGCACGTACGCGCGATACGTCTCGCCCTCCTCGCGGTTCTGCGCGTAGTCCCGACTCAAGCGCTCGACGGCGGTGGGAACGTTCTTCGACGGGATGGCACCGATGGCGAGGCCGAAGGCGCCCGCGTTCTGGCTCCACTGCCCGCCCACCACCAGCTGAAAGTGCGGCACCCGGCGCCCGCTCACGGTGCGGCTGACACCCAAGAAGCCGATGTCGGCGACGTGATGTTGACCGCACGCGTTGAAGCATCCGCTGCACTTGATGTGCAGTCCGCGAGCCGCCTCGGGGATCTCCCCGTTCAGCACCGTGAGGCGGCGGCGGAGCTCGCCGGATAGGCCGCGGGAAGCGGAAATCCCGAGCTTGCAGGTGTCCGTACCCGGGCATGACGTCACGTCGCTGATGGTGCCCGCGCCCGGTTCTCCCAAGCCGATGGCGGCGAGCTCCTGGTACAGCTCCGGAATGTCGGCCTGGGAGACCCAGCGCAGCAAGAGGTTCTGATCGACCGTCGCCCGGAGGGTGTCGCCGGTGAATCTCCGCGCGAGGCTCGCGACCGAGCGCGCTTGATGACTGGTGAGGTCGCCGAGGGGCAGCGTGATGGTGGCCACGGCGTAACCCTCTTGCGCTTGGGGCCGCACGTTGGAATCGATCCAACGCTGGAGCTCGGGAGAGTGCCCCTGCTTGGGAAGCTCGGATGCGGCCCTCAGGGGTTTTTCCTCCACTTCCGAGGGATTTTCGATCATGTCGGTCCAACGCGGATCCGGCCGAAGTCCGGCGCGCTCTTCACGGATCAGCCTGGACAGCTCCTCCATCCCCAGCTTCTTCACCAGGAACTTGAAGCGCGCCCGGGAGCGATTGTCCTTCTCCCCCAGCCGCGCGAACACGCGACACACCGCCTGCGCCAAGGGCAAGAGCTCGTTCACCGGCACGAACTCGTCCAGCAGCTTGGCCCCCTGCGGAACCGACCCCAGTCCGCCTCCCAGATAGAAGGCGAAGCCACGCTCTAGGCGACCGTCCACGCTGCGCGTGCGGGCCACCAGACCGATGTCGTGGAAGTTCGTGAGGCCGCAGGGCTCGTCGGCGCAGCCGCTGAAGGCGATCTTGAACTTGCGCCCCATGTCCTGCACGTCGTCGTGCCCAAGGAGGAAGTGCGTCAGCGCATGCGCATAGGGAGTGACGTCGAACGCCTGGGTGTTGCAGGTGCCGGCGTAGGCGCAGGCCGTCACGTTCCGCACGGAGTTGCCGCAGGCTTCTCGCGTGGTGATACCGACCCGCGCGAGGCGGCGCATGAGATCCGGCGTGTCCTCGATGTGAACGAAGTGCAGCTGGATGTCCTGGCGCGTCGTCACGTGGAGGATGGAGTCCGAGTACTCCTCCGCGAGCTCCGCCATCACCTCCAGCTGCTCCGCGCCCAGCTTGCCGAACGGGATCTTGATCCGCTGCATGCCGGGGGCGTCCCACACCGTCGTGGGGCCCTTGCTGGGGCGCTCCGGAAACGGCAGCGTTCGAGTCGCCACGCCGTCGTGGCGCTGACCGTTGTCGTAGCGCTGGCCATAGACCCCACGCCGGAGGCGCGTCTCCGCGAACAGCTTCTCGTCGATGCGACCCTGCTGTCGGAGCTCGAGCTGGGTCTCGAAGATGTCGATCTCGCGCGCCCAGTCGTCGCGGATCTCCCCACAAAGCGCGCTCTTCCAGCTCATGGCTGGATCTGTACCCGGCATTTCCGATAATACAAGTAGGGAATACTAACAGGGGACGACAACTCCTGTGATATCAGTCATTTGACGATAGGAATTAGCACACCAAATTACTCAACAATTCGACCATGAGCCGTCGAGTCCTGTGCTACTCCCCCGGCCGCACACCGTTTCAGCGCCTCATGGCCGACGCGGTGGACAGCGGTGTGCTCGACAGCGTCGACGGACGCTTCCTGCACGGTGAGCTGTCCATCGAATGCCTCACCGTGCCCACGCCGGAAGAGGTGCTGGCCAGCCTGGCGCGGGACTACGTGCACCTCTTGGTGGTCGACCTACGCGGGGGTGTGGAGGCCATCAGCCGAGGCCGCGCCCTGCTGGACGTACTCGACAATCCCGACGACGTGGAAGCGCGCTACGGCTTTCATCGCATCATCGCGCTGGTCTCCGGAGACGATGCCCAGGCCGTGGATCGCCTCACCGTCGAGCTCGGACGCCGAGGCATCGGCACCGTCCTTCGGGAGTATCCCGACGAGCCGGAGGGAGCCTTCGCGCTGGTCGTCGTCATGGAGGTGATCCGCCAGTTGGCCAAGCGCATCCCGGGCAAGACGGCAGTCGCGGCCTCCGGCGGTGGCGTCACCGGCATCTACTTCGAGCTCGGAGCCCTGAAGTGCCTCGACGACTGCATGACGCCGGGGGTGAACCAGCTCGACATGTTCTTCGGCATCAGCGCCGGAGCCGTCGTGACCAGCATGTTGGTGCAAGGCTACTCCCCCGACGAGATCATGGCGGCCATCGCCGGCCATGGCGGCGGCCGGGTGCCGCGCCTGGACCTCCGGCTCTTGCGTCTCGGGCACCTGAATTTCCCCGACCTGGGGCGGCGGATGTGGGCCGCCACGGACGTGCTCTGGCGCGCGCTCTACGACGTGGCCTGGCACCGCTCGCTGCCGAGCGCCAACGACCTGTTCCTCGACTACACCTCGCTGGTGGGCCCGCCGCTCCGGTCCGACGGCTTCGAGCGCGTGCTCAGCGAGTTGTTTTCCCGCGCGGGCACCACCAACGACTTCCGCGAGCTGCCACGCCCGCTGTTCGTCGGCGCGTCGGATCAGGACGCGCGGCGTCCCGTGGTGTTCGGCAGCGAGGAGTACGACTACATCCCCATCAGCCTCGCGGTACAGGCGTCGCTCAGCGTGAACCCCGCTTTCGCCGCCGTGCAGATCGACGGACGTTACTACGAAGACGGCGCCGTGACGCGCACCAGCGACTTCGTGGAGGCGATCGAGCGGGGCGCGGATCTGGTGCTCGTGGT includes:
- a CDS encoding nitrite/sulfite reductase: MSWKSALCGEIRDDWAREIDIFETQLELRQQGRIDEKLFAETRLRRGVYGQRYDNGQRHDGVATRTLPFPERPSKGPTTVWDAPGMQRIKIPFGKLGAEQLEVMAELAEEYSDSILHVTTRQDIQLHFVHIEDTPDLMRRLARVGITTREACGNSVRNVTACAYAGTCNTQAFDVTPYAHALTHFLLGHDDVQDMGRKFKIAFSGCADEPCGLTNFHDIGLVARTRSVDGRLERGFAFYLGGGLGSVPQGAKLLDEFVPVNELLPLAQAVCRVFARLGEKDNRSRARFKFLVKKLGMEELSRLIREERAGLRPDPRWTDMIENPSEVEEKPLRAASELPKQGHSPELQRWIDSNVRPQAQEGYAVATITLPLGDLTSHQARSVASLARRFTGDTLRATVDQNLLLRWVSQADIPELYQELAAIGLGEPGAGTISDVTSCPGTDTCKLGISASRGLSGELRRRLTVLNGEIPEAARGLHIKCSGCFNACGQHHVADIGFLGVSRTVSGRRVPHFQLVVGGQWSQNAGAFGLAIGAIPSKNVPTAVERLSRDYAQNREEGETYRAYVQRIGKKAVRDKVEDLTQVPPYEVDPSYYTDWGDPREYTIGDMGVGECAGEVVPFVQMGLAASEREVFEAQLLLDAGSPHDAAARAYSAMLEAARALTREKSPNVGEEPDEIVREFRTHLVDTQLFSDPFAGAKFAHFLFRTHREGINGVSEEAAHQLIEEAQLFVDAAHQCYTRLSGALS
- a CDS encoding patatin-like phospholipase family protein, giving the protein MSRRVLCYSPGRTPFQRLMADAVDSGVLDSVDGRFLHGELSIECLTVPTPEEVLASLARDYVHLLVVDLRGGVEAISRGRALLDVLDNPDDVEARYGFHRIIALVSGDDAQAVDRLTVELGRRGIGTVLREYPDEPEGAFALVVVMEVIRQLAKRIPGKTAVAASGGGVTGIYFELGALKCLDDCMTPGVNQLDMFFGISAGAVVTSMLVQGYSPDEIMAAIAGHGGGRVPRLDLRLLRLGHLNFPDLGRRMWAATDVLWRALYDVAWHRSLPSANDLFLDYTSLVGPPLRSDGFERVLSELFSRAGTTNDFRELPRPLFVGASDQDARRPVVFGSEEYDYIPISLAVQASLSVNPAFAAVQIDGRYYEDGAVTRTSDFVEAIERGADLVLVVDPFLPYVSRQVGANNRRGILYNIDQDIRSMSYTRFENTRNWVLRQRPEVSSYTFLPSNRVRRILSVNPMDHRPFLAIWKGAYLSTFQRIERLSHRMRGDFAVHGIKLELDRARAVADRLARTADPAFADFFPDARVELRTPPLCRTH